One stretch of Fictibacillus sp. b24 DNA includes these proteins:
- a CDS encoding aldo/keto reductase, with amino-acid sequence MNKRRLGSSDLYVSELGFGCMSLAPELGNENEKILRTALEQGINYFDTADLYGFGWNEEFVGKTLKDVRQDIILATKGGNEWNQSKDGWNWNPSKKHIKSAFKDSLKRLQTDYIDLYQLHGGTIDDPMDETIEAFEELVSEGHVRYYGISSIRPNTIKYYAEHSNIQSVMMQYSLLDRRPEELFSYLKEQNISVIARGPVAKGWLSEKVFEKNPEGHYLNDTGSDIQQKVEKAKHILRDKNITHAALQYVLSQPVVATATAGASSVEQLLENIKTFDRSALTKEEIATLNTLFPAEIYETHRA; translated from the coding sequence TTGAATAAAAGACGATTAGGTTCATCTGACCTGTATGTCAGCGAACTTGGATTCGGCTGTATGTCACTCGCTCCTGAACTAGGTAATGAAAACGAAAAGATTCTTAGAACAGCACTTGAGCAAGGAATTAATTATTTTGACACTGCCGATTTATACGGTTTTGGGTGGAATGAAGAGTTTGTCGGCAAGACTTTAAAGGATGTACGACAAGATATCATTCTTGCTACAAAAGGCGGAAACGAATGGAATCAGTCTAAAGATGGCTGGAACTGGAATCCTTCAAAAAAACACATTAAGTCCGCATTTAAAGACAGTCTTAAACGTCTGCAAACGGATTATATTGATCTTTATCAGCTTCACGGAGGAACGATTGATGACCCTATGGATGAAACGATCGAGGCTTTTGAAGAACTAGTTTCTGAAGGACACGTTCGTTATTACGGTATTTCATCAATACGTCCGAACACGATTAAGTATTATGCTGAACACTCTAACATTCAAAGCGTCATGATGCAGTATAGTTTATTGGATCGACGCCCCGAGGAACTTTTCTCCTATTTAAAGGAACAAAATATAAGTGTAATCGCAAGAGGTCCTGTTGCTAAAGGGTGGCTTAGCGAGAAAGTGTTTGAGAAAAATCCAGAGGGCCATTATTTAAATGATACTGGATCTGATATTCAGCAAAAAGTAGAAAAAGCAAAACATATTTTGCGTGACAAAAATATTACACATGCAGCCCTTCAGTATGTTCTTAGTCAACCTGTTGTTGCAACCGCCACGGCTGGAGCAAGCTCAGTGGAACAGCTCCTAGAAAACATCAAGACTTTCGATCGTTCAGCTCTTACTAAGGAAGAGATTGCTACATTAAACACACTCTTCCCTGCGGAAATCTATGAAACACATCGTGCATAA
- the mciZ gene encoding Z-ring formation inhibitor MciZ, with protein MKIYLQPKSITLVGKAWQIKYMLRNYMKQHELVQDWINASSPKK; from the coding sequence GTGAAGATCTACCTTCAGCCAAAAAGCATTACGTTAGTGGGAAAAGCGTGGCAGATTAAATACATGTTACGGAACTATATGAAACAGCACGAGCTCGTACAAGACTGGATTAATGCTTCCTCACCAAAAAAGTAA
- a CDS encoding NUDIX hydrolase, with protein sequence MENLYEKTLSKEQIYSGKIIDLYVEEVELPNKKTGKREIVKHPGAVAVLAVTNEGKMLMVEQFRKPLEKTIIEIPAGKLEKGEDPLECAQRELMEETGYSCESMESIGSFYTSPGFADELIHLYFTDTLVKQGAQMTDEDEFLNVMEISVDEAKEMMKDERIHDAKTAYSVMYMELKRAFKK encoded by the coding sequence ATGGAAAACCTATATGAGAAGACGCTGAGCAAAGAACAAATTTACAGCGGCAAGATTATTGATTTATATGTAGAAGAAGTTGAGCTTCCAAATAAAAAAACAGGAAAAAGAGAGATTGTAAAACACCCTGGTGCTGTGGCTGTGCTTGCTGTTACGAATGAAGGGAAGATGCTGATGGTCGAACAGTTCCGTAAGCCTCTTGAAAAGACCATCATTGAGATACCGGCGGGAAAACTAGAAAAAGGGGAAGATCCATTAGAATGTGCACAACGCGAATTGATGGAAGAGACAGGTTATAGCTGTGAGTCGATGGAATCAATCGGTTCGTTCTATACATCTCCAGGATTTGCTGATGAATTGATCCATCTGTATTTTACAGACACACTTGTAAAACAAGGTGCCCAAATGACGGATGAAGATGAATTTTTAAATGTCATGGAGATCAGCGTTGATGAAGCAAAAGAAATGATGAAAGATGAAAGAATTCATGATGCGAAAACAGCCTACAGTGTTATGTATATGGAGTTAAAGCGTGCTTTTAAAAAGTAA
- a CDS encoding endonuclease Q family protein: MHIHIGASRTGKPIKITGSRSLTLSNILNEAKNKKGLNIVGIIDCHAPEILEELKQLRREGMIKELNGGGLDIDGLTLIPGAEIEINDENCQGPIHVLVYMPSIETMEHLSQWLSSRMKNINLSSQRMYGSAIELQQFVKSLSGLFIPAHIFTPFKSLYGKGVKMSLNEVFDPNLIDAVELGLSSNTEMASTLEELSMYTFLTNSDAHSLEKIAREYQMLSLQEATFDEFKCALHEKEGREIIANYGLNPYLGKYYNSACENCLHAFQPNNKACSECGSTRFIKGVNDRINELKGNETAQRNRPPYIHQIPLEFIPGLGPKTLTKLRDAFGTDMDIIHAVTREQLLKVVKPLIADHILSARSGELSIQIGGGGTYGKISKNTSY; the protein is encoded by the coding sequence ATGCATATTCATATCGGTGCATCGAGAACAGGAAAGCCAATAAAGATTACAGGTTCACGCTCATTAACGCTTTCAAACATTCTAAATGAAGCCAAGAATAAAAAGGGTTTGAATATAGTAGGAATCATTGATTGTCATGCGCCAGAAATACTGGAAGAGTTAAAGCAGTTAAGAAGAGAGGGTATGATTAAGGAATTGAATGGCGGGGGATTGGATATTGATGGACTAACCCTCATACCTGGCGCTGAAATAGAAATTAATGACGAAAATTGCCAAGGGCCGATTCATGTTCTTGTATACATGCCGAGCATCGAGACGATGGAACATTTAAGTCAGTGGCTATCTTCCAGAATGAAAAATATTAATCTTAGCTCACAGCGAATGTACGGTAGTGCAATTGAATTGCAGCAATTTGTGAAATCCTTAAGTGGATTGTTCATTCCTGCGCATATATTTACTCCTTTCAAAAGTTTGTACGGAAAAGGAGTGAAAATGTCTTTAAACGAGGTGTTTGATCCGAACTTGATCGATGCGGTGGAGCTGGGTTTAAGTTCCAATACAGAAATGGCATCTACATTAGAGGAACTTTCAATGTATACGTTTTTAACAAACTCAGACGCTCATTCACTAGAGAAGATAGCCCGTGAATATCAGATGCTCTCTTTACAAGAAGCAACATTTGATGAATTTAAATGTGCACTACATGAAAAAGAAGGCAGAGAAATTATCGCGAATTACGGTCTGAATCCGTATCTTGGAAAATACTATAATTCTGCTTGTGAAAATTGCTTACATGCTTTTCAACCAAATAATAAGGCTTGCAGCGAGTGTGGAAGTACTAGGTTTATAAAGGGAGTAAACGACCGAATAAACGAACTTAAAGGCAACGAGACTGCACAAAGAAACCGGCCTCCATATATCCACCAGATTCCGCTAGAATTTATTCCGGGCCTCGGTCCGAAGACATTGACAAAACTGCGTGATGCATTCGGAACAGACATGGATATCATACACGCTGTGACACGAGAACAATTACTAAAGGTTGTAAAACCCTTAATAGCAGACCACATTCTTTCAGCTCGAAGCGGCGAGCTGTCAATCCAAATTGGCGGTGGCGGCACATATGGAAAAATTTCTAAAAATACATCCTATTAA
- the spoIIM gene encoding stage II sporulation protein M, producing the protein MDSVRYYMHRHLEENKTLYAFVGVLFLMGVIFGAIIVNSLSLNQKQDLYTYLSRFFVQAAEGGFTSKSDMFFQSFGHYLKYMGLMWVLGLSVIGLPVILVMLFLKGVVIGFTVGFLVNQMGWYGFLLSFVSVLPQNVLLIPAFIIVTVAAVAFSIKMIRQLAFKRHHMPFLPQLMRYTLLVAGVGILVLFASTMEAFFTPALMEQVIKWSIQ; encoded by the coding sequence ATGGATAGTGTGCGCTATTATATGCATCGTCACCTGGAAGAAAATAAAACGTTGTATGCGTTTGTTGGAGTTTTATTTTTAATGGGTGTCATTTTCGGAGCAATTATCGTTAATTCATTGAGTTTAAATCAGAAACAAGACCTCTATACGTATTTATCTCGTTTTTTTGTTCAAGCAGCTGAAGGTGGCTTTACTAGTAAATCGGATATGTTTTTTCAGAGTTTCGGCCACTACTTAAAATATATGGGTCTAATGTGGGTTCTCGGGTTATCTGTTATAGGGCTGCCTGTCATTTTAGTGATGTTGTTCTTAAAAGGAGTAGTCATCGGATTTACGGTAGGATTTTTAGTTAATCAGATGGGATGGTATGGGTTTTTGCTCTCTTTTGTTTCTGTTCTGCCACAAAACGTACTATTGATACCTGCATTCATTATCGTTACAGTAGCTGCTGTTGCTTTTTCAATTAAGATGATCCGCCAGCTAGCTTTTAAGAGACATCATATGCCTTTTTTGCCACAGCTCATGAGATATACGCTATTAGTAGCAGGAGTTGGTATATTGGTGCTTTTTGCCTCCACAATGGAAGCCTTTTTTACACCGGCATTAATGGAACAAGTGATAAAATGGTCGATTCAATAA
- a CDS encoding Fur family transcriptional regulator, with product MESRIDRIKKQLHSQSYKLTPQREATVRVLLENEEDHLSAEDVYLLVKEKAPEIGLATVYRTLELLTELKVVDKINFGDGVSRYDLRTEGADHFHHHLVCIECGAVDEIQEDLLGDVEKVVEEGWNFKIKDHRLTFHGICHRCHPKEDTESEGSEE from the coding sequence ATGGAAAGCAGAATCGACCGTATCAAAAAACAGCTTCATTCACAAAGTTATAAGCTGACTCCACAGCGTGAGGCGACCGTGAGAGTCCTCCTCGAAAACGAAGAAGATCATTTAAGTGCGGAAGATGTATATCTGCTCGTAAAAGAAAAGGCGCCTGAAATTGGTTTGGCGACCGTTTACCGTACTCTGGAACTCTTAACCGAACTTAAAGTAGTAGATAAAATTAACTTTGGTGATGGGGTATCCCGTTACGATCTTAGAACAGAAGGTGCCGATCACTTTCATCATCACCTTGTTTGTATCGAGTGTGGAGCAGTTGATGAAATACAAGAAGACCTTCTTGGCGATGTGGAAAAAGTTGTTGAAGAAGGCTGGAATTTTAAAATTAAAGATCACAGGCTGACATTCCACGGAATTTGTCACAGATGTCATCCAAAAGAAGATACAGAGAGTGAAGGAAGCGAAGAGTAG
- a CDS encoding YqzK family protein, whose translation MMISWMRIVWNTTKVFFAFSICTLVFYFGLLWINQEYENYHRYDEPKGKAVKVFNLSSDRDSNVVKRLFYFYQTGE comes from the coding sequence ATGATGATTTCCTGGATGAGAATCGTTTGGAATACAACAAAGGTGTTTTTTGCATTTTCGATCTGCACGCTTGTTTTTTATTTCGGTTTGCTTTGGATCAACCAGGAATACGAAAACTATCATAGATATGACGAACCTAAAGGGAAAGCGGTTAAAGTCTTCAATTTGAGTTCTGACAGGGATTCGAACGTTGTGAAAAGGCTTTTCTATTTTTACCAAACAGGTGAGTAA
- the xerD gene encoding site-specific tyrosine recombinase XerD, which yields MNGHVQDFLQYIIVERALSKNTIDSYKRDLTQYVRYLEKVESLETIHEIDRNHIMGYLLFLKENGKASTTLARNIASIRSFHQFLLREKVSSQDPSVHIETPKTERKLPKVLSTQEVEALLDTPASNDPFSQRDKAMLELLYATGIRVSELVQLNLGDVHLDMGFIRCVGKGNKERIIPLGKMAQAAIERYLHNGRSIMLKGKKTEALFLNHHGNRLSRQGFWKILKLLARKAHIEKELTPHTLRHSFATHLLENGADLRAVQEMLGHADISTTQIYTHVTKTRLKDVYSAFHPRA from the coding sequence GTGAACGGTCATGTTCAGGATTTTCTTCAATATATTATTGTAGAACGAGCCCTCTCAAAAAACACAATTGATTCATATAAAAGAGATCTGACTCAGTATGTACGTTACTTAGAAAAAGTGGAATCTCTTGAAACCATTCATGAGATCGACCGTAATCACATTATGGGATATCTTTTATTTTTAAAGGAAAATGGTAAGGCTTCCACGACACTTGCTCGTAATATAGCATCTATTCGTTCGTTTCACCAATTTCTTTTAAGAGAGAAGGTATCAAGCCAAGATCCTTCTGTACATATTGAGACACCAAAAACAGAAAGAAAACTGCCGAAAGTGTTATCGACTCAAGAAGTCGAAGCATTGTTGGATACACCAGCTTCGAACGATCCGTTCTCACAGCGTGACAAAGCCATGCTAGAGCTTCTATATGCAACTGGCATTCGTGTTTCAGAACTCGTACAGCTTAATTTAGGAGATGTACATCTTGATATGGGTTTCATCCGCTGTGTAGGAAAAGGGAACAAAGAAAGAATCATCCCGCTTGGGAAGATGGCTCAGGCAGCGATCGAACGATATTTACATAATGGACGTTCAATCATGTTAAAGGGTAAGAAGACAGAAGCTCTATTTTTGAATCATCATGGTAATCGTTTATCTCGTCAGGGATTTTGGAAAATTCTAAAACTGCTTGCAAGAAAAGCTCATATTGAAAAGGAACTAACACCGCATACGCTTCGGCACTCCTTTGCTACACACCTTTTAGAAAATGGAGCTGACTTGCGTGCCGTACAAGAAATGTTAGGACATGCTGACATTTCAACAACACAAATATATACGCATGTTACGAAAACAAGATTAAAAGATGTTTACTCCGCCTTCCATCCGAGGGCGTGA
- the deoB gene encoding phosphopentomutase, with translation MKQSRFKRTFLIVMDSVGIGEAPDAEKFGDKGAHTLGHIAEKMNGLSVPNLEKLGLGNIDATMKGIQQAENPLAHYAKLPELSNGKDTMTGHWEIMGLHIKEPFQTFPDGFPDELIDMLTEKWGRGILGNKAASGTEIISELGEEHVKTGKLIVYTSADSVLQIAAHEDVVPLEELYKICETAREMTREGKYMLGRIIARPFKGEPGSFERTSNRHDYALKPFGRTVMNELEDKGYDSIALGKISDIFDGEGVTKAIRTKSNMDGMDKLVESMDEDFTGLNFLNLVDFDALFGHRRDPKGYGEALEEFDARLPEVLEKLKDDDLLIITADHGNDPVHHGTDHTREYVPLMVYHKNIKEGKLLNVGNTFADIGATIAEIYDVQKPEIGQSFLNQL, from the coding sequence ATGAAACAATCACGCTTTAAGAGAACTTTTTTAATCGTAATGGATTCTGTAGGGATCGGTGAGGCGCCAGACGCTGAAAAATTTGGTGATAAAGGCGCCCACACTTTAGGTCATATCGCAGAGAAAATGAACGGGCTAAGTGTTCCTAACTTGGAAAAACTGGGACTCGGAAATATTGATGCAACGATGAAAGGGATACAGCAGGCAGAGAATCCTCTTGCTCATTATGCAAAACTTCCTGAACTCTCAAACGGAAAAGATACGATGACAGGACATTGGGAGATCATGGGCCTTCATATAAAGGAACCTTTCCAAACGTTCCCTGACGGTTTTCCAGATGAACTGATTGATATGCTTACTGAAAAGTGGGGCAGAGGGATACTAGGAAATAAAGCAGCTTCAGGTACAGAGATTATTTCAGAGCTTGGGGAAGAACATGTTAAAACAGGTAAATTAATTGTATATACGTCTGCAGATTCAGTATTACAAATTGCAGCTCACGAAGATGTTGTACCGCTAGAAGAATTGTATAAGATTTGCGAAACAGCAAGAGAAATGACACGAGAAGGCAAGTACATGCTAGGCCGAATCATAGCTCGTCCGTTTAAAGGAGAGCCCGGATCTTTCGAAAGAACGTCTAACCGTCATGACTATGCTCTTAAGCCTTTTGGAAGAACGGTTATGAACGAGCTGGAAGATAAAGGTTACGACAGCATCGCTCTAGGAAAAATCTCGGATATCTTTGATGGTGAAGGCGTAACGAAGGCTATTCGTACGAAATCTAACATGGATGGAATGGACAAGCTTGTTGAATCTATGGATGAGGATTTTACTGGACTTAACTTCTTAAACCTTGTCGATTTTGATGCACTGTTTGGACATAGAAGAGATCCAAAAGGCTATGGAGAGGCACTAGAGGAATTTGATGCACGTTTGCCAGAAGTTCTCGAAAAGTTAAAAGATGATGATTTGCTTATCATTACAGCGGACCATGGTAATGATCCCGTTCATCACGGAACAGATCATACACGTGAATATGTACCATTGATGGTTTATCACAAAAACATCAAAGAAGGTAAGTTGCTGAATGTAGGCAATACGTTTGCTGACATTGGGGCAACAATCGCAGAGATTTACGATGTACAGAAACCAGAAATCGGTCAAAGCTTTTTAAATCAGCTTTAA
- a CDS encoding purine-nucleoside phosphorylase yields MSKQLQTSAEFIQSKLTSTPKIGLILGSGLGILAEEIENPVVIPYSEIPEFPVSTVEGHAGQLVIGELAGKQVVAMQGRFHYYEGYSMEKVTFPVRVMKLIGVETIVVTNAAGGVNKDFEAGDLMLITDHINNFGVNPLIGANDSTFGVRFPDMSEAYTASLQDVARGVAKELNITLKEGVYVGNTGPSYETPAEVRMLRVLGADAVGMSTVPEVIIARHAGLKVLGISCISNMAAGILDQPLTHDEVMETTEMVKANFLSLVKGIVKEI; encoded by the coding sequence ATGTCAAAACAATTGCAGACATCTGCTGAATTTATTCAATCAAAACTTACTTCAACTCCAAAAATAGGCTTAATCCTAGGTTCTGGACTTGGAATCCTTGCGGAGGAAATTGAGAATCCAGTTGTTATTCCATATTCAGAGATTCCTGAATTTCCTGTATCAACAGTAGAAGGACATGCTGGTCAGCTTGTTATTGGTGAGCTTGCTGGTAAACAAGTTGTTGCAATGCAAGGCCGTTTTCATTATTACGAAGGATACTCAATGGAAAAAGTAACTTTCCCGGTTCGTGTGATGAAACTGATCGGAGTAGAAACAATTGTAGTTACGAATGCAGCTGGTGGCGTAAACAAGGACTTTGAAGCCGGAGATTTAATGCTGATTACAGACCATATCAACAATTTTGGTGTCAATCCGTTAATTGGCGCAAATGATAGCACATTCGGAGTACGTTTCCCTGATATGAGTGAAGCGTATACAGCTTCACTTCAAGATGTGGCTCGAGGCGTAGCAAAAGAATTAAACATCACATTAAAAGAAGGCGTTTATGTCGGCAACACAGGGCCTTCTTATGAAACACCTGCTGAAGTAAGAATGCTTCGTGTTCTAGGTGCAGATGCTGTAGGGATGTCTACGGTCCCAGAAGTAATCATCGCACGTCATGCGGGCTTGAAAGTGCTTGGAATCTCATGTATTTCCAATATGGCTGCAGGTATCTTAGATCAGCCTTTAACACACGATGAAGTTATGGAAACAACAGAAATGGTAAAAGCTAATTTTCTTTCTTTAGTAAAAGGAATTGTAAAAGAAATTTAA
- a CDS encoding pyrimidine-nucleoside phosphorylase, protein MRMVDLIQKKRDGKELTKAEIDYIIQNYTNGEIPDYQMSAFAMAVYFKDMTTEERANFTMAMVESGDQIDLSAIEGIKVDKHSTGGVGDTTTLVLAPLVAALGVPVAKMSGRGLGHTGGTIDKLEAVPGFHVEIDNQQFIDLVNKNKLAVIGQSGNLTPADKKLYGLRDVTATVNSIPLIASSIMSKKIAAGADAIVLDVKTGAGAFMKTPEEAEELANAMVKIGNAVGRNTMAVISDMSQPLGLAIGNALEIKEAIDTLNGNGPKDLEELCLTLGSHMVYLAKKADSLEQAREMLKEAITSGKALETLKVFLKAQGGDESVVDHPENLPQAAHTFELAAEEDGYVSEIIADEIGTAAMILGAGRATKESEIDLAVGLMLNKKVGDSVSKGDSLVTIYSNTENVEDVKKRIRDAYTISKDAVEAPPLVYKEIKQ, encoded by the coding sequence ATGAGAATGGTTGATTTAATTCAAAAAAAGCGTGACGGTAAAGAACTAACTAAAGCCGAAATAGATTATATTATCCAAAACTATACGAATGGCGAGATCCCAGACTATCAGATGTCTGCGTTTGCCATGGCTGTGTACTTTAAAGACATGACAACTGAGGAACGCGCTAATTTTACAATGGCGATGGTTGAATCAGGTGACCAAATCGATCTTTCAGCAATCGAAGGAATAAAAGTTGATAAACATTCAACAGGTGGTGTTGGTGATACAACAACTCTAGTATTAGCTCCTCTAGTTGCCGCTCTTGGTGTACCTGTAGCTAAAATGTCAGGAAGAGGACTTGGGCATACTGGCGGAACAATTGACAAATTAGAAGCAGTTCCTGGTTTCCACGTTGAAATTGACAACCAGCAGTTTATTGATTTAGTAAACAAAAACAAGCTTGCTGTTATTGGTCAGAGCGGAAATCTTACACCTGCGGATAAAAAACTATATGGTCTTCGTGATGTAACGGCTACGGTTAATTCGATCCCACTGATTGCAAGCTCGATTATGAGTAAGAAAATCGCAGCTGGTGCAGATGCGATTGTATTAGATGTAAAAACAGGTGCTGGAGCATTTATGAAAACACCAGAAGAAGCAGAAGAGCTTGCAAACGCAATGGTGAAAATCGGGAACGCAGTTGGACGAAATACAATGGCTGTAATTTCTGATATGAGTCAGCCATTGGGTCTTGCGATCGGAAATGCGCTTGAGATTAAGGAAGCGATAGACACACTTAACGGAAACGGACCTAAAGACCTTGAAGAGTTATGCTTAACACTAGGATCTCACATGGTGTATCTCGCGAAAAAAGCAGATTCCCTTGAACAAGCACGTGAGATGCTGAAAGAAGCGATTACTTCTGGTAAGGCTCTTGAAACGTTGAAAGTGTTCTTAAAAGCACAAGGCGGAGATGAGTCTGTTGTCGACCATCCAGAAAATCTTCCACAAGCAGCTCATACATTTGAATTGGCTGCAGAAGAAGATGGATATGTATCTGAGATCATTGCCGATGAGATCGGTACAGCAGCAATGATTTTAGGTGCAGGACGAGCAACAAAAGAATCCGAAATTGATTTAGCTGTTGGTCTGATGCTTAACAAAAAAGTTGGGGATTCAGTATCAAAAGGGGATTCTCTTGTTACGATCTACAGCAACACAGAGAATGTAGAAGATGTTAAAAAGAGAATTCGTGATGCTTATACGATTTCAAAGGATGCAGTAGAAGCACCACCGCTTGTATATAAAGAAATCAAACAATAA
- a CDS encoding D-alanyl-D-alanine carboxypeptidase family protein yields the protein MKGVISGLLSICLLAAFSIPKAEAAEKEKMKLAEQSHSAILMEQDSGSVLFEKNSHEKLPPASMTKIMTMILIMEAIDKGKISWNDKIRVSDYAASMGGSQIFLEPGEEMRVEDMVKGIAIGSANDASVAMAEHIAGSAESFVNMMNDKAKELGLNDTFFKNPTGLPAAGHYTSAHDMAIMGKELLKHEEVTKFTGLYEDYLREESEKKFWLVNTNRLVKFYPGVDGLKTGFTNEAKYCLTATANKNGMRVIAVVMGAPSPKERNAQVTSMLDYAFTQFSTKKLYDRHEIVKEVKVQKAEKSKLPVVTSENISLLLKRGETAKKVKTEVNVDKDLKLPVKKGQQIGSLKIYSGDKLITESPVLASETVKKASWWKLFKRTAGQMSKSS from the coding sequence ATGAAAGGCGTAATTTCAGGTCTACTTAGTATTTGTTTGCTAGCAGCTTTTTCTATCCCAAAAGCAGAGGCGGCAGAAAAAGAAAAGATGAAGCTTGCTGAACAGAGCCACTCGGCAATTTTAATGGAACAAGATAGTGGCAGTGTTCTGTTTGAGAAAAATAGTCATGAAAAGCTGCCGCCAGCAAGTATGACTAAAATCATGACGATGATCCTTATCATGGAAGCCATTGATAAAGGGAAAATCAGTTGGAACGATAAGATTCGTGTCTCTGATTATGCAGCAAGTATGGGAGGATCACAGATTTTCCTTGAGCCTGGTGAAGAGATGCGTGTAGAAGATATGGTCAAAGGAATTGCGATCGGCAGTGCCAATGATGCGTCTGTAGCAATGGCAGAACATATTGCTGGATCAGCTGAGTCTTTTGTTAACATGATGAACGATAAAGCAAAAGAGCTTGGTTTAAATGATACGTTCTTTAAGAATCCAACAGGACTTCCTGCAGCTGGACATTACACGTCAGCGCACGACATGGCAATCATGGGGAAGGAACTTCTCAAACATGAAGAAGTTACGAAGTTCACCGGACTTTATGAAGATTATTTAAGAGAAGAATCAGAAAAGAAATTTTGGCTCGTTAACACGAACAGACTTGTTAAATTTTATCCGGGTGTAGACGGTTTGAAAACTGGATTTACGAATGAAGCAAAATATTGTTTAACTGCAACAGCAAATAAGAACGGTATGAGGGTAATTGCAGTCGTTATGGGTGCTCCTTCTCCAAAAGAAAGAAATGCTCAAGTTACATCGATGCTCGATTATGCCTTTACCCAGTTTTCAACTAAGAAGCTATACGACAGACATGAAATAGTAAAAGAAGTAAAGGTTCAAAAAGCAGAAAAATCTAAACTGCCTGTTGTTACTTCAGAAAACATCTCCCTTTTATTAAAAAGAGGTGAAACAGCGAAAAAAGTGAAAACCGAAGTAAATGTGGATAAAGATTTGAAACTACCTGTAAAAAAAGGACAGCAGATCGGATCTCTAAAAATATATAGCGGGGATAAGCTGATCACTGAAAGTCCAGTTCTAGCTTCAGAGACAGTGAAAAAAGCATCATGGTGGAAACTTTTCAAACGAACAGCAGGACAAATGTCAAAATCCTCCTGA
- the spoIIAA gene encoding anti-sigma F factor antagonist translates to MGLAVNLELKHTVLCIRLDGELDHHTADMLRSQVEEYLRKHTVNHIVLNLEGLSFMDSSGLGVILGRYKQIKSQNGEMVVCAISPAVKRLFEMSGLFKIIRLEEDEELALQALGVA, encoded by the coding sequence GTGGGATTAGCTGTCAATCTGGAACTTAAACACACCGTATTATGTATCCGCTTAGACGGAGAACTTGATCACCATACAGCAGACATGCTTCGGTCACAAGTTGAAGAATATTTGAGAAAACATACGGTAAATCATATTGTATTAAATTTAGAAGGTTTAAGTTTCATGGATAGTTCAGGCTTAGGTGTAATATTAGGACGATATAAGCAGATCAAGAGTCAAAATGGAGAGATGGTAGTATGTGCCATATCACCAGCGGTAAAAAGACTTTTTGAAATGTCAGGACTATTTAAGATTATCAGGCTTGAAGAAGATGAAGAGCTTGCCCTTCAGGCTTTGGGGGTGGCTTAA
- the spoIIAB gene encoding anti-sigma F factor — translation MRNEMKIQFSALSQNESFARVTVAAFIAQIDPTVDELTEIKTVVSEAVTNAIIHGYENKATGMVYIEAAIEEDTIHLTIRDEGMGIRDLDQARQPLYTSKPELERSGMGFTIMENFMDSVEVISEPSYGTTIHLTKYLTKNKAMCN, via the coding sequence ATGAGAAATGAAATGAAGATTCAATTTTCAGCATTAAGTCAAAATGAATCCTTTGCTCGTGTTACGGTAGCAGCTTTTATTGCCCAAATTGATCCAACGGTAGATGAACTGACTGAGATCAAGACCGTTGTTTCAGAAGCTGTAACGAACGCCATTATTCACGGATATGAAAACAAAGCAACAGGAATGGTCTATATTGAAGCAGCCATTGAAGAGGACACGATTCATCTAACAATCCGTGATGAAGGTATGGGAATCCGTGACTTGGATCAGGCAAGACAGCCGCTTTATACATCTAAGCCAGAGCTTGAGCGCTCAGGTATGGGCTTTACAATCATGGAAAACTTTATGGACAGTGTAGAAGTCATCTCAGAACCGTCATACGGAACTACGATTCACTTGACAAAATACTTAACCAAAAATAAAGCAATGTGTAATTAA